One window of the Bubalus kerabau isolate K-KA32 ecotype Philippines breed swamp buffalo chromosome 9, PCC_UOA_SB_1v2, whole genome shotgun sequence genome contains the following:
- the COQ3 gene encoding ubiquinone biosynthesis O-methyltransferase, mitochondrial isoform X1 → MWGGSKLSSSGSRFLGGLRSGFQCTQADSSRLTTSAVYPKNQLSWILQIKPWVFNENRIMWFKSYSITFACLNWMKSYRLPWTRPYSTSRTTVDRSEVKTFLALAHRWWDEQGVYAPLHSMNDLRVPFIRDNLLRTIANHQPGKPLSGMKILDVGCGGGLLTEPLGRLGASVIGIDPVDENIKTAQHHKSFDPVLDKRIEYRTCSLEEIVKDTVETFDAVVASEVVEHVIDLETFIQCCFQVLKPDGSLFITTINKTQLSYALGIVFSEQIAGIVPKGTHTWEKFVSPEKLESILESNGLSVQTVVGMLYNPFSGYWHWSENTSLNYAAHALKSSLQEHPAPAEFALKGETEELQAEASTNSGMQEELKK, encoded by the exons tttatcCGAAGAATCAGCTCAGTTGGATTCTACAAATTAAACCGTGGGTTTTCAATGAAAACAGAATCATGTGGTTCAAATCCTATAGCATAACTTTTGCCTGCCTGAATTGGATGAAAAGTTATAG GCTCCCTTGGACAAGACCATACAGTACTTCACGGACCACTGTAGACAGGAGTGAGGTGAAGACCTTCCTGGCCCTGGCTCACAGGTGGTGGGACGAGCAAGGAGTATATGCACCTCTTCATTCTATGAATGACCTGAGGGTGCCATTCATTAG agacaatCTTTTAAGAACAATTGCTAATCACCAGCCAGGAAAACCTTTGTCTGGGATGAAGATTCTTGATGTTGGTTGTGGTGGTGGATTGTTAACAGAA CCTCTAGGGCGGCTTGGGGCTTCAGTCATTGGAATCGATCCTGTGGATGAGAACATTAAAACAGCACAGCACCATAAATCATTCGACCCAGTCTTGGATAAGAGGATAGAGTACAGAACGTGTTCCCTGGAGGAGATTGTGAAAGACACTGTAGAAACGTTTGATGCTGTCGTAGCTTCTGAAGTTGTAGAACATGTGATTGATCTAGAAACATTTATACAGTGCTGCTTTCAAGTGTTAAAG CCTGATGGTTCTTTATTCATTACTACAATCAACAAAACACAGCTGTCCTATGCCTTGGGAATTGTTTTTTCAGAGCAAATTGCAGGTATTGTACCAAAAGGTACTCATACCTGGGAGAAGTTTGTTTCACCTGAAAAGCTAGAGAGCATTCTGGAATCAa atgGTCTGTCAGTTCAAACTGTGGTGGGAATGCTCTACAACCCCTTCTCAGGTTACTGGCATTGGAGTGAAAACACCAGCCTTAACTATGCAGCTCATGCCCTGAAATCCAGCCTTCAGGAACACCCAGCACCTGCCGAGTTTGCTTTAAAGGGGGAAACAGAAGAGCTCCAAGCTGAAGCCTCCACCAACTCAGGTATGCAGGAAGAGCTGAAGAAATGA
- the COQ3 gene encoding ubiquinone biosynthesis O-methyltransferase, mitochondrial isoform X2, with the protein MWFKSYSITFACLNWMKSYRLPWTRPYSTSRTTVDRSEVKTFLALAHRWWDEQGVYAPLHSMNDLRVPFIRDNLLRTIANHQPGKPLSGMKILDVGCGGGLLTEPLGRLGASVIGIDPVDENIKTAQHHKSFDPVLDKRIEYRTCSLEEIVKDTVETFDAVVASEVVEHVIDLETFIQCCFQVLKPDGSLFITTINKTQLSYALGIVFSEQIAGIVPKGTHTWEKFVSPEKLESILESNGLSVQTVVGMLYNPFSGYWHWSENTSLNYAAHALKSSLQEHPAPAEFALKGETEELQAEASTNSGMQEELKK; encoded by the exons ATGTGGTTCAAATCCTATAGCATAACTTTTGCCTGCCTGAATTGGATGAAAAGTTATAG GCTCCCTTGGACAAGACCATACAGTACTTCACGGACCACTGTAGACAGGAGTGAGGTGAAGACCTTCCTGGCCCTGGCTCACAGGTGGTGGGACGAGCAAGGAGTATATGCACCTCTTCATTCTATGAATGACCTGAGGGTGCCATTCATTAG agacaatCTTTTAAGAACAATTGCTAATCACCAGCCAGGAAAACCTTTGTCTGGGATGAAGATTCTTGATGTTGGTTGTGGTGGTGGATTGTTAACAGAA CCTCTAGGGCGGCTTGGGGCTTCAGTCATTGGAATCGATCCTGTGGATGAGAACATTAAAACAGCACAGCACCATAAATCATTCGACCCAGTCTTGGATAAGAGGATAGAGTACAGAACGTGTTCCCTGGAGGAGATTGTGAAAGACACTGTAGAAACGTTTGATGCTGTCGTAGCTTCTGAAGTTGTAGAACATGTGATTGATCTAGAAACATTTATACAGTGCTGCTTTCAAGTGTTAAAG CCTGATGGTTCTTTATTCATTACTACAATCAACAAAACACAGCTGTCCTATGCCTTGGGAATTGTTTTTTCAGAGCAAATTGCAGGTATTGTACCAAAAGGTACTCATACCTGGGAGAAGTTTGTTTCACCTGAAAAGCTAGAGAGCATTCTGGAATCAa atgGTCTGTCAGTTCAAACTGTGGTGGGAATGCTCTACAACCCCTTCTCAGGTTACTGGCATTGGAGTGAAAACACCAGCCTTAACTATGCAGCTCATGCCCTGAAATCCAGCCTTCAGGAACACCCAGCACCTGCCGAGTTTGCTTTAAAGGGGGAAACAGAAGAGCTCCAAGCTGAAGCCTCCACCAACTCAGGTATGCAGGAAGAGCTGAAGAAATGA